From a region of the Megalops cyprinoides isolate fMegCyp1 chromosome 13, fMegCyp1.pri, whole genome shotgun sequence genome:
- the LOC118788556 gene encoding repulsive guidance molecule A-like isoform X1, with the protein MQPQRERREVRSRAGWMVMGKGGRPSALNVGKILTLLIYVFPTVSLQCKILRCNSEFWASTSSAGPEEEFCTALRAYNTCVRRTARTCRGDLAYHSAQHGIEDLMSQHNCSREGPTSQPRPRTPPPPRPDSQERSDGPEICHYERGYQRHSAAPNYTHCGFFGDPHLRTFSDDFQTCKVEGAWPLIHNKYLSVQVTNTPVLPGSSATATSKLTIIFKNFQECVDQKMYHAETDELPAAFADGSKNGGERHGASALRVVEKVPGQHVEIQARYIGTTIVVRQVGRYLTFAVRMPEEVATSAEDGDNQDLYLCLHGCPLNQRIDFRAFRARAAEGHGSRGRAGAPHHGFTYQSAMAKCKERLPVEDLYFQSCVFDLLTSGDINFTLAAYYAFEDAKMLHSNKDKFHIFERALGVGSAAPRDVSALSLALLHLLALLLWTQCCSAQL; encoded by the exons ATGCAGCCACAAAG ggagaggagggaagtgCGATCCCGTGCTGGATGGATGGTTATGGGGAAAGGAGGAAGACCTTCGGCGCTAAATGTTGGCAAGATCCTCACATTGTTAATCTACGTTTTTCCCACAG TGAGCCTGCAGTGCAAGATCCTCAGGTGTAACTCGGAGTTCTGGGCCTCCACCTCAAGCGCGGGCCCGGAGGAGGAGTTCTGCACCGCCCTGCGAGCCTACAACACCTGTGTCCGCCGCACCGCCCGCACCTGCCGGGGTGACCTGGCCTACCACTCTGCCCAGCACGGCATTGAGGACCTCATGAGCCAGCACAACTGCTCCCGGGAGGGCCCCACGTCCCAGCCGCGGCCCcgcaccccgccccctccccgtCCCGACAGCCAGGAGCGCTCGGATGGACCGGAGATCTGTCACTACGAGCGCGGCTACCAGCGCCACTCCGCAGCCCCAAACTACACCCACTGCGGCTTCTTCGGAGACCCGCACCTCCGCACGTTCAGTGACGACTTCCAGACCTGCAAAGTAGAGGGGGCGTGGCCTCTCATCCACAACAAGTATCTGTCCGTGCAGGTGACCAACACGCCTGTCTTGCCTGGTTCCTCTGCTACGGCAACTAGCAAG CTGACCATCATCTTCAAGAACTTCCAGGAGTGCGTGGACCAGAAGATGTACCACGCCGAGACGGATGAGCTGCCGGCGGCGTTCGCGGACGGCTCGAAGAACGGTGGCGAGCGGCACGGGGCCAGCGCCCTGCGCGTGGTGGAGAAGGTGCCGGGCCAGCACGTGGAGATCCAGGCCCGCTACATCGGCACCACCATCGTGGTGCGGCAGGTGGGGCGCTACCTCACCTTCGCCGTGCGCATGCCCGAGGAGGTCGCCACCTCCGCCGAGGACGGCGACAACCAGGACCTGTACCTATGCCTGCACGGCTGCCCGCTCAACCAGCGCATTGACTTCAGGGCCTTCAGGGCCCGGGCAGCCGAGGGCCACGGCTCGCGGGGGAGGGCGGGGGCCCCGCACCACGGCTTCACCTACCAGTCGGCTATGGCCAAGTGCAAAGAGCGTCTCCCGGTGGAGGACCTCTACTTCCAGTCCTGCGTCTTCGACCTGCTCACGTCCGGGGACATCAACTTCACCCTGGCGGCCTACTACGCTTTCGAGGACGCCAAAATGCTGCACTCCAACAAGGACAAGTTCCACATTTTCGAGAGGGCGCTGGGCGTGGGCAGCGCGGCCCCGCGGGATGTCTCCGCCCTCTCGCTGGCTCTTCTCCACCTGCTCGCTCTCCTGCTGTGGACTCAGTGCTGCTCTGCGCAGCTCTAG
- the LOC118788556 gene encoding repulsive guidance molecule A-like isoform X2, with product MVMGKGGRPSALNVGKILTLLIYVFPTVSLQCKILRCNSEFWASTSSAGPEEEFCTALRAYNTCVRRTARTCRGDLAYHSAQHGIEDLMSQHNCSREGPTSQPRPRTPPPPRPDSQERSDGPEICHYERGYQRHSAAPNYTHCGFFGDPHLRTFSDDFQTCKVEGAWPLIHNKYLSVQVTNTPVLPGSSATATSKLTIIFKNFQECVDQKMYHAETDELPAAFADGSKNGGERHGASALRVVEKVPGQHVEIQARYIGTTIVVRQVGRYLTFAVRMPEEVATSAEDGDNQDLYLCLHGCPLNQRIDFRAFRARAAEGHGSRGRAGAPHHGFTYQSAMAKCKERLPVEDLYFQSCVFDLLTSGDINFTLAAYYAFEDAKMLHSNKDKFHIFERALGVGSAAPRDVSALSLALLHLLALLLWTQCCSAQL from the exons ATGGTTATGGGGAAAGGAGGAAGACCTTCGGCGCTAAATGTTGGCAAGATCCTCACATTGTTAATCTACGTTTTTCCCACAG TGAGCCTGCAGTGCAAGATCCTCAGGTGTAACTCGGAGTTCTGGGCCTCCACCTCAAGCGCGGGCCCGGAGGAGGAGTTCTGCACCGCCCTGCGAGCCTACAACACCTGTGTCCGCCGCACCGCCCGCACCTGCCGGGGTGACCTGGCCTACCACTCTGCCCAGCACGGCATTGAGGACCTCATGAGCCAGCACAACTGCTCCCGGGAGGGCCCCACGTCCCAGCCGCGGCCCcgcaccccgccccctccccgtCCCGACAGCCAGGAGCGCTCGGATGGACCGGAGATCTGTCACTACGAGCGCGGCTACCAGCGCCACTCCGCAGCCCCAAACTACACCCACTGCGGCTTCTTCGGAGACCCGCACCTCCGCACGTTCAGTGACGACTTCCAGACCTGCAAAGTAGAGGGGGCGTGGCCTCTCATCCACAACAAGTATCTGTCCGTGCAGGTGACCAACACGCCTGTCTTGCCTGGTTCCTCTGCTACGGCAACTAGCAAG CTGACCATCATCTTCAAGAACTTCCAGGAGTGCGTGGACCAGAAGATGTACCACGCCGAGACGGATGAGCTGCCGGCGGCGTTCGCGGACGGCTCGAAGAACGGTGGCGAGCGGCACGGGGCCAGCGCCCTGCGCGTGGTGGAGAAGGTGCCGGGCCAGCACGTGGAGATCCAGGCCCGCTACATCGGCACCACCATCGTGGTGCGGCAGGTGGGGCGCTACCTCACCTTCGCCGTGCGCATGCCCGAGGAGGTCGCCACCTCCGCCGAGGACGGCGACAACCAGGACCTGTACCTATGCCTGCACGGCTGCCCGCTCAACCAGCGCATTGACTTCAGGGCCTTCAGGGCCCGGGCAGCCGAGGGCCACGGCTCGCGGGGGAGGGCGGGGGCCCCGCACCACGGCTTCACCTACCAGTCGGCTATGGCCAAGTGCAAAGAGCGTCTCCCGGTGGAGGACCTCTACTTCCAGTCCTGCGTCTTCGACCTGCTCACGTCCGGGGACATCAACTTCACCCTGGCGGCCTACTACGCTTTCGAGGACGCCAAAATGCTGCACTCCAACAAGGACAAGTTCCACATTTTCGAGAGGGCGCTGGGCGTGGGCAGCGCGGCCCCGCGGGATGTCTCCGCCCTCTCGCTGGCTCTTCTCCACCTGCTCGCTCTCCTGCTGTGGACTCAGTGCTGCTCTGCGCAGCTCTAG